In a genomic window of Ranitomeya imitator isolate aRanImi1 chromosome 5, aRanImi1.pri, whole genome shotgun sequence:
- the PAX1 gene encoding paired box protein Pax-1, translating to MEQAYGEVNQLGGVFVNGRPLPNAIRLRIVELAQLGIRPCDISRQLRVSHGCVSKILARYNETGSILPGAIGGSKPRVTTPNVVKHIREYKQGDPGIFAWEIRDRLLADNVCDKYNVPSVSSISRILRNKIGNLSQPSQYESSKQPGSQPTLPYNHIYQYPYPNPMSPGSAKMGSHHHGVHMPPGHVSIARSWPSAHSVNNILGIRTFMEQTGAIAGAEGAVYSPKMEEWTSVNRTGFSAAQNINGIEKSVESDIKYPQAASSLSTVGGFVQACAYPSTNQYGVYGGPGAGYVTPGHHWQAQGSPLAHHGPGVTVQGGDMTFKHPVREVMNRKPISPIIKHQHQDALSSVH from the exons ATGG AACAAGCTTATGGAGAAGTGAACCAGCTGGGTGGTGTATTTGTGAACGGAAGACCCCTGCCCAATGCCATCAGGCTGAGGATAGTGGAGCTGGCCCAGCTCGGAATCAGGCCTTGTGATATTAGCAGACAACTCCGAGTTTCTCATGGATGTGTtagtaaaatcctggccagatacAACGAGACAGGCTCGATCCTACCTGGGGCTATTGGAGGGAGCAAGCCCAGGGTCACCACTCCCAACGTGGTGAAGCACATCAGGGAGTACAAACAAGGAGATCCTGGCATCTTTGCCTGGGAGATCAGGGACCGTCTTCTGGCCGACAACGTCTGTGATAAGTACAACGTGCCCTCTGTCAGCTCAATTAGTAGGATTTTAAGGAATAAAATTGGGAACTTGTCTCAACCTAGTCAATATGAGAGCAGCAAGCAGCCGGGTTCACAGCCAACATTGCCTTATAATCACATCTACCAATATCCTTATCCAAACCCGATGTCCCCCGGCTCTGCCAAGATGGGCAGCCACCATCATGGAGTCCACATGCCACCTGGACATGTCAGCATTGCCAGGTCCTGGCCCTCAGCTCATTCCGTCAACAACATCCTCGGCATCCGCACCTTTATGGAACAAACAG GAGCTATTGCTGGTGCAGAAGGTGCTGTGTATTCCCCCAAAATGGAAGAATGGACAAGCGTTAACAGGACAGGATTTTCTGCTGCCCAGAACATCAATGGAATAGAAAAATCTGTAGAATCTGATATCAAATACCCACAG GCCGCCTCGAGTCTCTCCACTGTGGGCGGCTTCGTACAAGCCTGCGCCTACCCTTCTACCAACCAGTATGGGGTGTACGGGGGTCCAGGAGCAGGATATGTCACCCCAGGGCACCACTGGCAAGCACAGGGGAGCCCCCTCGCCCATCACGGTCCAGGCGTGACTGTACAAGGCGGAGACATGACTTTCAAGCACCCAGTCAGGGAAG TTATGAACAGAAAGCCCATAAGTCCCATCATTAAACATCAGCACCAGGATGCCTTGAGCAGTGTACATTGA